The following nucleotide sequence is from Fibrobacter sp. UWR3.
CTTGGCAGTTTTCTTTTTTTCTTCAGAAAGTTGTTCAATGGTGAGTTGAAGTTCCCGATTCTGCTTACGGATAGTTTTGACTAATGGTGCAATTTCCTTGTATATCCCTTCGTCATCCATAAGTTCTGGCTGTCCTAAGTTTTCAGCCAATTTTTGCACAGGTCGCACAAAAGCGCGGCTCAAGCCAAAAGCAATTAAAACAGCCACAACAACAATACCTGTCAACAGCGCTAATAGGTAAGGCATGGTCTTAGATACGGATTCGTGAAGACTCGCTTGACGACGACTTAAACGCAGAATTTTGCCGTCTGACAGTCGTTCTGCAAAATAGAACACTTGGGCGTTCAAAGTCACTGAATAGCGGAGGTTTTCACCTATTCCTTTGGAATTTGCGTCCATGATTTCGGGACGACTCCTATGATTTTCCATTTTGCCAGCTTTTGCGTCACTTTCGTAGAGGACCATTCCGTCCCGGTCCACCAGAGTTACGCGCAAACGTTTGCTGGCAATGGAATCCAGATTTTTTCGGAAGTTCTCAGAAGGAATCTGTCCATAGAAATTTTTGATAAGGGAGGCTGTTTCCCTCAAATCTCGCTTCTGCTGTTCGGACATTTCATTTTCAAAAACGCGAGCCGTAAAATACACTGCAAAGAGGGCGGCGAGTACTCCGACATAAATCAAGCTGAAACGGAGACTGTTTTTCATTGAACTTTGTACCCCACGTTTCGCACGGTCTGTATGATAGAGGCTTGTACCCCTAACTTCTGCCGAAGCGTTTTTATGTGCATATCCACGGTGCGTGTATCCATATCAAAATCCACACCCCAAATCTTTTCTAGAATCTGTTGCCTAGAGAAAACAGTTCCCGGTCGGGACATCAGGAGTTTCAAAAGTTCATATTCCTTAAAAGTGAGTTCTACAGCGATTCCGCCAACAGTTACCGAACGACGCTGGTCATCGAGTGTCACTCCTCCTAGAGCCAGGTTCAACGCTTCCGTACTTTCGGATGAGCTTCGTTCAGAACGGCGTAGCACGGCTCGCACACGTGAAATGAATTCTAGAACGCCAAATGGTTTTGCTATGTAGTCGTCCGCTCCCAAGTCAAGTCCCTTCACTTTGTCAAGTTCAGTTCCTTTCGCCGTAAGCATGATGACAGGGATGTCCTTTGTGTTTTCTTGCACTCGCAAGCGTTTGAGAATGTTTAAACCATCTTCGCCAGGGAGCATAATATCCAAAATAAACAAGTCTGGCACCCTAGTCTTAACTTGTTCGTCCATAACTTTACCGCATTCGAAAGCCATCACGTCAAAACCGCTGCTTTTTAAAGCATAAGTTTCCATTTCCCGAACTTCGATATCGTCTTCCACAATATAAATCATAGGACCACACACAAATTATTGTTTTACAGTTAGGAATTTTCTGCTGGCTTTGGCTACAGAACTGACCGCATCCAACAATGCCCAGGACTCATAAAGAATAGTTAAATAAAGGATCTCCGCGCGGATGTTTTCGGAAACCCCCTTCATCATTTCCGTTTTACGCGCGTCAAATATCCTCGTCCCTTCTTCCCGCAATTGTTCGCGGACCTCGCTATAGTTCCTGAAATCCATGGTTTCTATCATCGAGGCAGTCTTTTCAATCCGTATCTTCACACGGGATACCGTACGCAAAAGCTCTTTTCTTTTTTCGTAGTCCAAGGGACTGAAAGCGTTATCCACGTGGTTCTTGCATGGCGAAGAAATCTGTTCCAGACTAAACAATGCATCTCCCATAAAATCATTTGCCTGGTACAAAAAGAAATTCTTTACCACCATATCCTCCTGGGCAAGTCTTTCCGTACATAAGGTTCCATGGCGACGGTTCCTCTGGATATGTTTTTTCAGAATTTTAATTTGTTTGTTCACGGAGCGTAGTTTACCCAAGTTTTCTCGCAAAAGTCCCACAATTATCTTTTCGTAGCAGTCAGCGCACCAACGGAGTATTTCGCTCCACTCACCTCGACTGTATTCCTGTATAAGGGGGTATACCTTTGTCTCGGGGGGAGCCGTCAGGATGTTATCAAACAATTCCTCCGCCTTACCCTTCTTGTTTTCTCGGTATTTCAGGTTGGAACGGACCAGCACGAAAATAACCACGGCAAACAGGGCAAATATCACCGGGAGCCCGCCAAAGTGAAGCACCATAGCCACCACCGAGGCACTGGCAAAAGCCGCAAAAGCTGTCAGGAACCAGCCTCCAATAACCGAAAGAACCCCTGTGATGCGGTACACCGCAGTTTCACGGTTCCACGCCCTGTCGGCAAGGCTTGTACCCATGGCCACCATGAAGGTCACGTAGGTGGTAGAAAGGGGAAGTTTCAGTGAAGTTCCGAGGGCTATGAGAGAACTGGCAAGCATCAGGTTCACGCAGGCCCGCAACAAATCAAAGGCTGCCCCATCCTCTTCCAGAATCATTTCCTTGGTATTAAAGCGGGTGTTAATTTTATCCGAAATTTTCTTTGGAACAAATTCTGTTACAAATTTTACGACACCATTAGAACTGCGAACTAAGGCGCGAGCTACCGGATTTGTACCAAAGATTTCTTCAGAAGAATTTTGGGCCGCTAGGGATACGGAAGTCTTCACCACATTCCGGGCCTTCTTGGAAAACACAAGGGAGAATACCATGGTAAGCCCAGCAACCATCAGCAAGTACCACTGTCCTGGTTCCGACTCCAACAAGAAGGACATATTGAAATCCTGAGGATTGCCCCCAGCAGCCATCAAATGCTGCACCGAAGAAAGGCTGGTGAGGGGTACCCCCACAAAATTCACAAGGTCGTTTCCGGCAAAGGCAAGAGCCAGAGAAAAAGTCCCAAAAGCAATGATTACCTTGAGCACGTTTACTTTTACCGCATGGAGCAAGTGACAAAGGATGAAAAATCCGACGAACATGCCAGCCATAAGAACGGTCTCATTTTCCGCGAGAAAAGTCTTGTAGCCTGCTCCCACAAAACTCATATTTTTGAGGCCCTTGATGAGGATAAAATAAAATATGGACGTCAGGGAAACGCTTCCAAAAACACCAATAAAGTATCGAATATTTTTCTTGTAGCCAAAGGAGAAAACCAGGCGCGTCACATACTGCACCGCAAGGCCAACTACAAAAGCGATGGCCACCGAAAGGAAAATGCCCAAAATCACCGTCAGAGCCTTAGAGGTGTTGATGAGGTCTCCCAGTTCCAGGGTATCGTCAGAAAGAATCTTGATACTGGCGATAGCCACAGAGGCGCCCAAAAGTTCAAAGACCATTGATACCGTAGTTGATGTCGGCATACCGTAGGAATTGAATATGTCAAGGAGGATCACATCGGTAAACATCACCGCCGCATATACGCACATAAGTTCTGCAAAGGTGTAATACTGGGGCGTATAAATGCCATGCCGTGCGATATCCATCATGCCACTACTGAATGTGGCGCCACAAAAGACTCCTGCTGCAGCAAAAAACATCAGTGTTTTGTATTTAAAGGCCTTGCTCCCGACAGCAGAACTCAAGAAATTCACGGCATCGTTACTGACACCCACGAACAAGTCCATCAAGGCGAGCAGAAGCAGCATTGCCACAAGGATGATATAAAACGTAGTCATAAAATCTCCTAGGCGACAAACTAAAAAGCCTTGCGACAATACGCAAGGCGATGGAATGAAGTTTTCCAAAGGTTTTATTAGGACTTTACAAAGGCTTTACGCCGCTTTACACAGATTTTACTTTTGGCGGTGTAATAAGTTATAAAGGCCCAAAAGGAAGTCGACAAGTGGGTGAAGTAGGCTTGCGCCTTACTTAGAATCGCCAGTCTGCTTCTTTTTCAATTCAATCAAATCGAAATACATCAGACGGCTATTCAATGGCCTGTCAGGACCGAGGCAACGGAATTCGCGTTCTTGTTCTTCGGTGCTGAACAGGAACTTGAACTCATTGTTCTGGTAGAACTTGAGGTTTCGTTCCTTGTTGTAGGAATCTACCAGCAGAAACCGGCAACCAGTCTTGTTGAGCGGATCGACGAACCAGGCCTTTATAAAACTGAGAACGTCACTCCCCAGATGTTTGCTCTGAAAACCAAGGCTTATGCCGAGTCTGCCTATCATGACTGCCGGATAACTGCTGTATATCTTTTCGCGGGGGATGTTTTTCTCAACTTTCTTCTTGCGTGACCCCGGAATTTTTTTGATGCTGTCATTGGAAAGAGTGAAAACCGCCACCAGTTGTGCCGGGTCATCGACAAGGGAAAAACAATAATTCTTGCAAAGCAACTCTTCACTCTGCAAAAAGGCGTCCTTTGTGAAGAAATCATCCAAATCGTTGTCCCCGCACTTGAATGATTTGCATAGGGCGGCCTTGCCTTGGGTGTAGAACCCAAAGCGGCATTTTTGTTGGAGAAAGTTCATTACTTAAATTCTCTAAAATCGGCCTTGGAGAGAATGTCTCTGGCCTGTTCAATTTGCTTGGAGAAATCAATGGAACCGCGACGCTTTTCGCTTTCTTCCATCATGAGGTCAAACCTGTCCGACGCTTCGCCGGTCAGTATCGGTACCGATGCGATTGCTAGTGCCATGATGACCTCCATTGTTGAATTGAACTATAGTCAATATACATTTTTCCTCGTGCTGGTGCAAGTGGTGAAACTTGGGCCAAAAGGCTTATTTGAAGAAAAAGAAGCCTTTTGACCGTGCTAGAGCAAAAATATAATTTTAGCATGTCATAAAATGACAAAATGGAAAAGAAACGAGTTTTTTATAAAGGCCCAGAAAGAAGTCGATAAGTGGGTGAAGTAGGCTTGTGCCTTATGGGCGGAACTGGCTTATTGTTTCCACTCTTCGGTGATGGCACAGAAAAAGCTCTCGCTCCAGAGATTCAGTTTGTCGCTGTCGGCAATGAACGGGCGGACATCCCTTTTCGCCTCCTCGAAATCGACGGAGTGGAAACGTTCCTTTAGTAGATCCTTGAGTCCATCAAAAGTCAAGGTGTCCGAACTTTTCCAGTGCCCGGTCTGTTCCATTCTTTTTTGCAGGTGCGGCAAGTTTACGCCCGTGTTCTGCGAGATATACCATACAAAGTCGTAGAAATCGCGACCCTTGACCCTGCTTTTCCATCCGCGACAAAGTAACGCGTGGAGTTTGCCCGCAAAAAGCGAGGGCCTGTCGTAGAGGCGAACCATGAAAGGTGATGGCAGCAGCCGATACTTGCTTTCGTAGGTGGCTGACTCTGGCGGATTCGTGTCCACCTCGAATTTGATTTTCAGGATTTCGTTCCCGGGAACAGGCAAGGGAGAGTGCTTTGCGGGAACAATTTTAAGCAAGTGCTTGAGCGTGTTGCCCTTGAGAAAGGCCGACTGCACCGGAGATCCGTGCGGCTTGCTTTTCGCTTCGACAGACATCTCCAGGCCGACAGAGTAGAGTTCTTCTTCAAGCACGCCAAAATAACGTGAAAGCTCGAAACCTTCGTCTGGCTTAATCAACGAAAAGTCCAGGTCCTCCGAAAAACGGTCCAGCCCATAGAATATGCGGAGCGCCGTGCCGCCATAGAAGGCTGCCTTGTCAAAGAACCCTCCACGTGAAAGTCCGCACAGGGCGACTTCCTGCGAAATTTCCTTGAGGGCGTTCCTGTAGTCCGAAACGTTTTTGCAATTATATTTCGCAAGCATTGAATCAAGTACGTGAGCCATGCCTACCTCATCTTGGACAGTATTTGTAGATTCTTCTTTCTGTACAGGGGGGCAACCTTTTCGATGAAGTCGAAATCCAGGTTCCGAAAATCACCGACTTCGATGCGCAAGTTTTCGAACAGGAACGTTTCCATGGCGCGCTTGCCTGCAATCGGATGCTCCTTGTAGAGCTTGTCGCAAAGGGCCTTTTCGCAGGTGGCCATTGCGTAGGGCCTGTCTTCTGCGTTTTCGATATTGACTCCGTGCGGAAAGACGTCGGGCGGGACATCGGAATACGAAAACTCGCCGAAGGGCGTCTTGTACAGTTTGGTCTTGTTCTTCTTGAACGATGCGGAAGTAAAGAGATGGACGGCCTCGGGAATGAGCCCGTGCCTTGAAAGGGCATAATCGAAGGAAAGATACGATGGGCCGTAAATCGCCCCTGCAAGGGCTTCGCCCGGGGTGTTCTTGTCGGTCTCGTACAGCCCGCGGATAACTTGCGTTATTTCGCCGCGCAGGGTCATTTGACGCAACTTCATTTGGGGCTGCCTGTATTTTTGACCAAGGTCTGAAAGGATTTCTGATACGGTTCTTATCACGATTTCCTCCAATAACTATAAAAATAATATATTAACTGGAGAAAATCAAGTGGTTTTTTGAAAAATATGTTTTTTACGCTTCTCTTATGACATACAGACGTATTTGGTGTGGACGATGGTTGAAACGATTTTTCACTATGCGTTTCGTGCATACTGAGCATGAAAATTTGGTATTTTGCGGGCTAAACGCATTTATTTATATTAAAGGCGTAGATAAAAAAGGAACAAACCATGAAACTAGGGACGATTATGACGATGCTTGGTATGGGTGCGGTGCTTGCCGCATGTGACTGCTGCCCGCAGGGCGGGGCGAAGGCGCTTTCGCAGGACAAGGAACTGCGTGCCGTGATGGACAACTTCACGCAGAACGAGGTTCCGGCGGCGACTCCGCTTGTGGAAAAGCGCGAGGTGGAATTGATTCGCCTGGTGTCGCTTGTGACGCAGCAGTCGGGCGCTCTTTTGCAAGAAGAAGTGGCGACGGCGCTTGCGCAGGGGCTTGCTCCCGAAGAGATTCTCGAGGCGATTTACCAGTGTGCCCCCTACACCGGGTTCCCGCGGACGGTGGATGCGGTTGAATTTGCCCGCAGCGTGTTCAAGGCGAAGAACGTGAAGGTGGATGAAAACCGTGGGACGGTGACGGCGCAGTCCCGCTTGGAGACGGGTGCCGACGCGCAGGGAACGCTGTTCGGCCAGACCTTCCGCGACATGGCGAAGAATGGAAAGGACGGGATGCCGACCATCAATTACTTCTTGGCGAGCAACTGCTTTGGGGATTACTACACCCGCAAGGGGCTCGACCTGAATACCCGCGAACTCCTGACGATGGCGATTCTCGTGAACTTGGGAACGGAGCCGCAACTCAAGGCGCATATCGGCGCGAACCTGAAGATTCGCACGGCCGACTACGTGGAACAGGCGATTTACAACTGCTTGCCGTATTGCGGTTACCCGCGCACGCTGAATGCGCTGCGACTGCTCAAGGAAGCGGTGGCGGAGGCGAAGGTCGCGGCGGACGCAAAAACCATGCCAAACAAGGACTGGAGTGTGTTCCCGGTGGGCAAGCCGAACGACGCCTATGCCAAGTATTTCGTGGGCAAGAGCTATCTCGACATGATCAGCAAGGAACAGGTGGGCGTCGGGAACGTGACTTTTGAACCGGCGTGCCGCAACAACTGGCACATCCATCATGCAAAGAAGGGCGGTGGCCAGATTCTCATTGCGACGGCGGGCCGCGGCTACTACCAGGAATGGGGCAAGCCGGCGGTGGAACTGAAGCCCGGCGACGTGGTGAACATTCCGGCTGGCGTCAAGCATTGGCACGGGGCGGCTCCGGATTCCTGGTTCCAGCATTTGGCGATTGAAGTTCCCGGCGAAGGAACGAGCAACGAATGGCTCGAGCCCGTGAGCGACGAAGACTACGGGAAGTTGAAATAATGTTTGCCAGAATTCTCGCTTGCGCATTTATTGGCCTTATGACGGTAGGAACTTTTGCGGCGGCACCTGCGCCCGAGGGCTTCGTGCTTATCAAGGGCGGGACCTTCGACATGGGAAGCCCCGCAAACGAGGACTGGCGCGTCAACGACGAGACGCTCCACAAGGTGAAGGTCTCCGATTTTTACCTGGGCAAATACGAGGTGACGCAAAAGCTTTACCGCGAGGTAATGGGCGAGAACCCCTCCAGTTTCAAGGGTGACGACTTGCCCGTCGAAAACATCACCTGGCTTGATGCGGCTCGAGAAAAACGGCGTGAAGACGAAATAATGTATATTCCTTGATATGACTATTTCCGCCAAAATCCGTATGCCGCTTGACATCGCGATGACGGTCGCGACGCTTGTGCTGATGGGCGGCAATTACTTCTTTGAATCGACTGTCGTTCACGAGATTCTGGGCGTGGTGCTGCTCGCTTTGTGGGCGGTGCACATCACGCTGAACCGACGATTTTTCCTTTCGCTGTTCAAGGGCCGCTACAACGCATTCCGCATCTTGCAGGCAGTCGTGAATTGCGGGATTCTTTTGTGCGCGATTTTCCTGATGGTGAGCGGAATCATGCTTTCGAACCATGTGTTCGCCTGGCTCGGGATTGAATCGGGTGCAAACTTCGCCCGCACGGCGCACCTGCTTGCAAGCCACTGGTATTACGTGTTCATGTCGCTCCACATCGGGCTGCATGTGAGCCTGATTGCAAACCGCTTGGGACTTGCGGGCGCTTTCAAGTCAAAAGTTGGACTTGTCGCAACCCGCGTGATTGCCGCTCTCGTGGCATGCTACGGAATATACGCCTTCGCCATTCGCGGGCTTTGGAAATACATGTTCCTGCAGCAGCCGTTTTTCTTCTTTGACGCGGAACGCGGTTACGCACTATTTTTCGCAGACTATATCGCCATCGTCGTGTTGTTCGCCGTCGCGGTGCATCTTTTTAATGCAATAATTTCAACCCGACAATCCCGGATAAAATAAGCAAAACGCAAATGGCTTTCGGGATAGAGAAATGCTCCTGAAATAGATGAACGCCCGGGGAGCGGTTCAAATTATGGAATAAAGATAGTTATTCCGCAAAAAAAAATTCTATCTTATTCAGCGATGAGGTCCGTTAAACAAAATGTTTCTTCGATGATTGCGGTCGCGTTGTTCGCGATTCTTGCTGCCGTTGTCGAGGGTTCTTTTGTTTACGATTACGGAACCGAAATGGGGCGGGCTTCGGAATATGGCAAGGTCTCCGCCGACAATGTGCATGCCGAAAGTCTGCTGTTCCTGTTGCGGGAATCGACTGCCGAGGCCATGCAGTTTACACGCAGGTCGGGCCAGCAGGTGTCCTTGCGTGCATCGCGCGGCAACGGCCTTCAAGGGGACGGCGGACGCAGTTCGGTAACGTTCAAGCAGGCTACGCCATTTTCGACTAAGATCGCGCGGCCAACTGTTTGCGCCCAATGCGGCTTCCCTTTGCCGCTAGTTTATCGGAAATCAAAAGAGTATTACGTTTATACGCTAGAGCGAATGCTCTGTTAGCAAGTTCTTTCTCCGAAAACTCAGTCACAGGTAAATTGCCGCGGCCCCTGCCGGGGTGCGCGATAGCATTCATTTTAAAAAAGAGAAAGAACATGGAAAACATTTCCAAGATGGAGATGGCTAACGCCCTCTTCAATAAGCCCTATATCAAGACCGAAAAGAAGTTTTTCGGATTCAAGACCAACGTCACCTACACCAGGACGAATTCACCCGTTGTGGGAACTTGTCTGGACTACAGCCCTACGGAGGGCCAAAAGGTCAAGGAAATTGTCGAGGCTTCTCCAAGCGCCCTGGATGCGGTCGTTCAAAAAAATGGCCATCCGAAAACAGGCGACAACGGGAACTTCCGCCTGAATCTCTGCTATTCGCAGGACCGCGAATTTGCGGCACTGCACCTGCAGCAGTTCTCGGGATTCGAGTACCATACCGTAGGTGAAATCCGTTTTGCCGAAGGCGACGAGGCGCATAAACTTCTCGCCGTTTTCGTGAAATAAACGGACATATCGTCAAAAAGGCTCCCTCGGAAAAACGAGGGGGGCTTGATGCAGCACCCGACCCGGCCCTTGGCCGACGCTGGGAGATCCCCGCCTTCGCGGGGATGACAAGTTGGGGCCGGGGAACGCCCAATAAATGGCTAAATTTCGAAAATTATTTAGTAGGAAAATTATTTTTCTGCTAAATAATTTGTTATATTAGGGGTATGGAATTCCTAGATCGTGAAGAAGAATCGAAAAGGCTGAAGGCGGAACTCTCCCGGAAGGGGGCGTCTTTTGTCGTTGTCTATGGCCGTCGCAGGTTGGGCAAGTCCACCTTGTTAAAGCGCGTCTTGAAGGAAAACGATATCTATTTTATGGCGGACCGTTCGGAAGAATCCGCCCAGCGCCGTTTCCTGGCCATGGCGATTGCAGTCCGGTATGAGGGTTTCGATTCCGTTGCTTACCCCGACTGGGAGTCGCTTTTCAGGGCTTTCAACTACAGGTGCGCGAAGGGTTCTACGCTCTGCCTGGACGAGTTCCCGTATCTTGTGAAGTCGTGCGAGATGTTGCCCTCTACACTGCAGAAACTGCTGGACGAAAAGTCCTTGAACTTCAACCTGGTGATTTGCGGCTCGTCGCAACAGATGATGTTCGATGTCGCTCTTGACGAAAAATCGCCATTGTATGGGCGTGCCCATGAAATTCTCCGGTTGAAGCCTATTCCGGTTTCTTACTTGCCTTCTGCGTTGAAAATTACGGCAAAGGAGGCAGTTTCTGAATATGCCGTTTGGGGCGGGGTGCCCCGCTATTGGGAATTGCGTGAACGGTATCGGAATTTCAAGTCGGCCCTGAGGGAATTGGCCCTTTCTCCCATGGGCGTCCTTCATGACGAGCCTGTGCATATTTTGCGCGACGACATGCGCGACCTGGTGCAGGCTTCCACACTTCTTGGAATCATCGGGAATGGCGCAAACCGAATTTCGGAGATTGCGGCGCGTGCCGAAAAGAATGCGGCGACTTTGAGCGCCCCTTTAAAAAGGCTCGTGACCATGCAGCTTGTGGACCGGGAAATCCCTTTCGGTGAAAATCCAAAAAACAGCAAGCACGGCATTTACCACTTGTCCGACCCGTTCATTAATTTCTATTACCGGTTTATTAGCCCGTATCGCTCGCTGTTGGAACTGGGGCGTATTGATTACGTGGAAGAAATTGTCCAACAGCATTTCCCTGAATTTGAAGGATTTTGCTGGGAACGCCTTTGCCGGCAGGCGGTTAGCGGGCAGGTTGTCGGTGGCGAGATGTTCAATGTAGCTTCCAGGTGGTGGGGCAATGTCGGCAAGTCAGAACGGATCGAAATCGATGTCGTTGCCGAAAGCATGGACAAGAAAACGCTACTTGTCGGGGAATGCAAATGGACGAATGGCGAAAATGCGGGGCGCCTGTTAGCCCATCTGAATGAGCAGGTCCAGAAATTGCCGTTCGTCCACAAGTATAAAAAAATCGTCCCGGTTCTTTTTTTGAAAGAAAGACCTCGCGACAAGACGGATGGAATTGTCTTTTTGCCGGAAGATGTCCTTAAAATTATTTAGTAGAAAAATTATTTTTCTACTAAATAATTTATTTTGCCCAAATCTACCATAAAATGCCTACATTTGGCAAGTTATGACTCCTATATGTCCCAGGTTGAGTCATATAGGAAATTTTTGACGGAAAACCTTGAAAAAAAGTTGTTTTTCTGCGTTATTCTGGACTTTTGTCTTGTTTCCTAAATTTTACAATGGGGGGGGGTATGGACTTTGGCAGGGGCATTACCTATATTTAACAGGATAAACTATAGACGGGGATGTTTTATGAAAAATTTCATTGCTCCAAGGTCCCTGAGCTTGCCGAAGGGCCGGCTCATAACCATCTTTATGTTGGCGGCATTCTTTGCCCTTTCCGCCTGTGACGATTCTTCGTCGGCGGGTGACGATGACAATAACGTCATTCTGAGCGGCGATAGCCGCGAAGAATCCAGTGATTCTCGTTCCAACGATAAGGACGAAGCAATCTCCAGTAGTGGCAAGTCCAACGATCCCGCCGAAGTGACCGACGACTCCAGCGACAGCAAGGACAATCTTTCTTCGGCAGGAACATCGACCAAGTCCAGCAATTCGAATACATCTGGAAATGACGCAAAGTCAAGCAGCTCTGCGGGCAAGGAGGTGTCTTCGTCTAGCGAAGAAATGAAAACCGCCTGGGATTACTTGAATCCGGACATCGATTATGGAGAGTTTACCGATGAACGTGATGGACAAGTCTATAAGACGGTTAAAATCGGTGGCCAGGTGTGGATGGCGGAGAACTTGAACTACGCCTACACCGGCGTTCCCTTTGATAACGACTACTATACCTCCGATTCCACCAGTTGGTGCTACGACAACGACCCTGCCAATTGCGACAAATACGGTCGTCTTTATACCTGGGCTGCGGCCATGGACAGCGTGGGTGAGTGGAGCACGAGTGGCAAGGGCTGCGGCTATGGCGAGAATTGTAGCGTCGCTTTGGCGGGCTCAGCGACCTTGGTGCGGGGCGTCTGCCCCAAGGGCTGGCACTTGCCAAGCAATGATGAATGGAAAGCCCTGTTCACGGCGGTGGAAGGCTCTTCTACGGCGGGTGCCATGCTCAAGTCCGCGACAGGCTGGAGACGTAGCGGCAAAGATAGCGGCAACGGAATAGATACCTTCGGGTTCTCGGCGCTTCCTG
It contains:
- a CDS encoding SUMF1/EgtB/PvdO family nonheme iron enzyme, whose translation is MTVGTFAAAPAPEGFVLIKGGTFDMGSPANEDWRVNDETLHKVKVSDFYLGKYEVTQKLYREVMGENPSSFKGDDLPVENITWLDAAREKRREDEIMYIP
- a CDS encoding ATP-binding protein; the encoded protein is MEFLDREEESKRLKAELSRKGASFVVVYGRRRLGKSTLLKRVLKENDIYFMADRSEESAQRRFLAMAIAVRYEGFDSVAYPDWESLFRAFNYRCAKGSTLCLDEFPYLVKSCEMLPSTLQKLLDEKSLNFNLVICGSSQQMMFDVALDEKSPLYGRAHEILRLKPIPVSYLPSALKITAKEAVSEYAVWGGVPRYWELRERYRNFKSALRELALSPMGVLHDEPVHILRDDMRDLVQASTLLGIIGNGANRISEIAARAEKNAATLSAPLKRLVTMQLVDREIPFGENPKNSKHGIYHLSDPFINFYYRFISPYRSLLELGRIDYVEEIVQQHFPEFEGFCWERLCRQAVSGQVVGGEMFNVASRWWGNVGKSERIEIDVVAESMDKKTLLVGECKWTNGENAGRLLAHLNEQVQKLPFVHKYKKIVPVLFLKERPRDKTDGIVFLPEDVLKII
- a CDS encoding response regulator transcription factor — its product is MIYIVEDDIEVREMETYALKSSGFDVMAFECGKVMDEQVKTRVPDLFILDIMLPGEDGLNILKRLRVQENTKDIPVIMLTAKGTELDKVKGLDLGADDYIAKPFGVLEFISRVRAVLRRSERSSSESTEALNLALGGVTLDDQRRSVTVGGIAVELTFKEYELLKLLMSRPGTVFSRQQILEKIWGVDFDMDTRTVDMHIKTLRQKLGVQASIIQTVRNVGYKVQ
- a CDS encoding carboxymuconolactone decarboxylase family protein — protein: MKLGTIMTMLGMGAVLAACDCCPQGGAKALSQDKELRAVMDNFTQNEVPAATPLVEKREVELIRLVSLVTQQSGALLQEEVATALAQGLAPEEILEAIYQCAPYTGFPRTVDAVEFARSVFKAKNVKVDENRGTVTAQSRLETGADAQGTLFGQTFRDMAKNGKDGMPTINYFLASNCFGDYYTRKGLDLNTRELLTMAILVNLGTEPQLKAHIGANLKIRTADYVEQAIYNCLPYCGYPRTLNALRLLKEAVAEAKVAADAKTMPNKDWSVFPVGKPNDAYAKYFVGKSYLDMISKEQVGVGNVTFEPACRNNWHIHHAKKGGGQILIATAGRGYYQEWGKPAVELKPGDVVNIPAGVKHWHGAAPDSWFQHLAIEVPGEGTSNEWLEPVSDEDYGKLK
- a CDS encoding inorganic phosphate transporter, which codes for MTTFYIILVAMLLLLALMDLFVGVSNDAVNFLSSAVGSKAFKYKTLMFFAAAGVFCGATFSSGMMDIARHGIYTPQYYTFAELMCVYAAVMFTDVILLDIFNSYGMPTSTTVSMVFELLGASVAIASIKILSDDTLELGDLINTSKALTVILGIFLSVAIAFVVGLAVQYVTRLVFSFGYKKNIRYFIGVFGSVSLTSIFYFILIKGLKNMSFVGAGYKTFLAENETVLMAGMFVGFFILCHLLHAVKVNVLKVIIAFGTFSLALAFAGNDLVNFVGVPLTSLSSVQHLMAAGGNPQDFNMSFLLESEPGQWYLLMVAGLTMVFSLVFSKKARNVVKTSVSLAAQNSSEEIFGTNPVARALVRSSNGVVKFVTEFVPKKISDKINTRFNTKEMILEEDGAAFDLLRACVNLMLASSLIALGTSLKLPLSTTYVTFMVAMGTSLADRAWNRETAVYRITGVLSVIGGWFLTAFAAFASASVVAMVLHFGGLPVIFALFAVVIFVLVRSNLKYRENKKGKAEELFDNILTAPPETKVYPLIQEYSRGEWSEILRWCADCYEKIIVGLLRENLGKLRSVNKQIKILKKHIQRNRRHGTLCTERLAQEDMVVKNFFLYQANDFMGDALFSLEQISSPCKNHVDNAFSPLDYEKRKELLRTVSRVKIRIEKTASMIETMDFRNYSEVREQLREEGTRIFDARKTEMMKGVSENIRAEILYLTILYESWALLDAVSSVAKASRKFLTVKQ
- a CDS encoding DUF4405 domain-containing protein; this translates as MTISAKIRMPLDIAMTVATLVLMGGNYFFESTVVHEILGVVLLALWAVHITLNRRFFLSLFKGRYNAFRILQAVVNCGILLCAIFLMVSGIMLSNHVFAWLGIESGANFARTAHLLASHWYYVFMSLHIGLHVSLIANRLGLAGAFKSKVGLVATRVIAALVACYGIYAFAIRGLWKYMFLQQPFFFFDAERGYALFFADYIAIVVLFAVAVHLFNAIISTRQSRIK
- a CDS encoding nucleotidyl transferase AbiEii/AbiGii toxin family protein, which gives rise to MAHVLDSMLAKYNCKNVSDYRNALKEISQEVALCGLSRGGFFDKAAFYGGTALRIFYGLDRFSEDLDFSLIKPDEGFELSRYFGVLEEELYSVGLEMSVEAKSKPHGSPVQSAFLKGNTLKHLLKIVPAKHSPLPVPGNEILKIKFEVDTNPPESATYESKYRLLPSPFMVRLYDRPSLFAGKLHALLCRGWKSRVKGRDFYDFVWYISQNTGVNLPHLQKRMEQTGHWKSSDTLTFDGLKDLLKERFHSVDFEEAKRDVRPFIADSDKLNLWSESFFCAITEEWKQ
- a CDS encoding ATP-binding protein — encoded protein: MKNSLRFSLIYVGVLAALFAVYFTARVFENEMSEQQKRDLRETASLIKNFYGQIPSENFRKNLDSIASKRLRVTLVDRDGMVLYESDAKAGKMENHRSRPEIMDANSKGIGENLRYSVTLNAQVFYFAERLSDGKILRLSRRQASLHESVSKTMPYLLALLTGIVVVAVLIAFGLSRAFVRPVQKLAENLGQPELMDDEGIYKEIAPLVKTIRKQNRELQLTIEQLSEEKKKTAKMRDEFTANASHELKTPLTSISGYAELIENGMAKPEDVKRFAGKIHKEAGRLLSIANDIMTLSKLDSSGESAIGLDESVNLWTLASNCIDELSFNAEKKGVRVALEGCKTAEVYGNRRLLFEMLYNLVDNSIRYTETGGSVSILVQQKSIAVKDTGIGIPEENQPRIFERFYRVDKSRSKATGGTGLGLAIVKHIAEVHHAEISLQSAIGVGTEITVTFC